In a genomic window of Saccharothrix sp. HUAS TT1:
- a CDS encoding DUF983 domain-containing protein: MTRLVRGADGRMWTVRSQIEWRNPSRDADFEHDVSGGYGPGVLLLGIVIAMGVILVAWTPAEVVVPAWLLVALVLVFLFFPVRWAVRRPWLVAAESKKTEELPPERWVGSVRGFLTVRNEVANVARKIEMYSLPDLDGPLQPVD; this comes from the coding sequence ATGACGCGGCTGGTGCGCGGCGCTGACGGCCGGATGTGGACGGTGCGCAGCCAGATCGAGTGGCGCAACCCGTCCCGGGACGCCGACTTCGAGCACGACGTGAGCGGCGGTTACGGCCCGGGGGTGCTGCTGCTGGGCATCGTCATCGCCATGGGCGTCATCCTGGTGGCGTGGACGCCCGCCGAGGTGGTCGTGCCCGCGTGGCTGCTCGTGGCGCTGGTCCTGGTGTTCCTGTTCTTCCCGGTGCGCTGGGCGGTGCGCAGGCCGTGGCTGGTGGCGGCCGAGTCGAAGAAGACCGAGGAGCTGCCGCCGGAGCGGTGGGTCGGCTCCGTGCGCGGCTTCCTGACCGTGCGCAACGAGGTGGCCAACGTGGCCCGCAAGATCGAGATGTACTCGCTGCCCGACCTGGACGGCCCGCTGCAGCCGGTCGACTGA
- a CDS encoding DNA-formamidopyrimidine glycosylase family protein — MPELPEVEALAHHLREHAVGRRVHRVDVASLQVLKTFTPPWTDLQGREVTGAGRFGKHLDLDCDGLHLVVHLARAGWLRWSEHLAVAPPKPGRGPLALRAHLGPPGEGPGFDLTEAGTKKGLAAWVVRDPAEVPGIARLGPDALSLTRTQLEDLFSGRTERLKTALTDQTVMAGVGNAYSDEVMHTARLSPYATAGKLDAEALDRLHEALITVLTDAVARSVGQSAATLKGEKRSGLRVHARTGLPCPVCGDVVREVSFADKAFQYCPTCQTGGRPLADRRMSRLLK, encoded by the coding sequence GTGCCGGAGCTGCCCGAGGTCGAGGCCCTTGCCCACCACCTGCGCGAGCACGCCGTCGGACGCCGCGTGCACCGGGTGGACGTCGCGTCGTTGCAGGTGCTGAAGACGTTCACGCCGCCGTGGACCGATCTCCAGGGCCGCGAGGTGACCGGCGCGGGCCGGTTCGGCAAGCACCTGGACCTGGACTGCGACGGCCTGCACCTGGTGGTGCACCTGGCGCGGGCCGGGTGGCTGCGCTGGTCGGAGCACCTGGCGGTGGCGCCGCCCAAGCCGGGCCGCGGTCCGCTGGCGCTGCGCGCGCACCTGGGTCCGCCCGGCGAGGGCCCCGGGTTCGACCTGACCGAGGCGGGCACCAAGAAGGGCCTGGCCGCGTGGGTGGTGCGCGACCCGGCGGAGGTGCCGGGCATCGCCCGGCTGGGGCCGGACGCGCTGTCGCTGACCCGCACCCAGCTGGAAGACCTGTTCTCGGGCCGCACCGAGCGGCTGAAGACCGCGTTGACCGACCAGACCGTCATGGCGGGCGTGGGCAACGCCTACTCCGACGAGGTCATGCACACCGCCCGGCTCTCGCCGTACGCGACGGCGGGGAAGCTGGACGCCGAGGCGCTGGACCGGCTGCACGAGGCGTTGATCACCGTGCTCACCGACGCGGTCGCCCGGTCCGTGGGCCAGTCCGCGGCGACCCTGAAGGGTGAGAAGCGGTCCGGGCTGCGGGTGCACGCGCGGACCGGCCTGCCGTGCCCGGTGTGCGGTGACGTGGTGCGCGAGGTCTCCTTCGCGGACAAGGCGTTCCAGTACTGCCCGACCTGCCAGACGGGCGGCCGGCCGCTGGCCGACCGGCGGATGTCGCGGTTGCTCAAGTAG